In the Sebastes fasciatus isolate fSebFas1 chromosome 20, fSebFas1.pri, whole genome shotgun sequence genome, one interval contains:
- the gjz1 gene encoding LOW QUALITY PROTEIN: uncharacterized protein gjz1 (The sequence of the model RefSeq protein was modified relative to this genomic sequence to represent the inferred CDS: inserted 2 bases in 1 codon; deleted 1 base in 1 codon) yields the protein MAAIVTSLIPILWTAVDATSAYKCRSLWFGFLCVGLVILSLAELPFTKPEADFTCICSRVCFNXDEPMTAAWNFIHVLVILSILLMELFASHLRSLAQKRSSLGKDRCGGSGCVLRQS from the exons ATGGCAGCCATAGTAACAAGCCTCATCCCT ATCCTCTGGACAGCGGTGGATGCCACCTCCGCCTACAAGTGTCGCTCCCTGTGGTTTGGCTTCCTGTGCGTCGGCCTGGTGATCCTCTCCCTGGCTGAGCTGCCCTTTACCAAACCGGAGGCTGACTTCACCTGCATCTGCTCCAGAGTCTGTTTTAA AGACGAACCTATGACGGCAGCCTGGAACTTTATCCACGTGCTGGTTATCCTCTCCATCCTGCTCATGGAGCTGTTCGCCTCCCACCTGCGCTCCCTGGCCCAGAAGAGGAGCTCTCTGGGGAAAGACCGATGTGGAGGCTCAGGTTGTGTCCTCAGACAGTCATAG
- the znf668 gene encoding zinc finger protein 668, with protein MASPQPGSPPPTPPPAQDEESQQQEEEPVKDHPPAKKRGRSRPPKAKPSFKCSACTEAFRTLSALRSHKLSAHAKDRQQQHSCSQCTKTFTSKAQLSKHERTHSAQRPFQCPDCHKAYKTPTELRNHSRSHTGEKPFVCTECGKAFMQAICLRIHMTQHSGERPYSCRQCSKSYPTLSKLKVHMRSHTGEKPYFCAECGKSFADPSVFRKHRRNHQGHRPYACDECGKTYTELKDLKNHERSHTGEKPYLCSDCGKAFSRSSSLACHQRIHSQNKPYQCEQCGKGFTQLSSYQSHLRTHSGEKPFLCPQCGKMFSDPSSFRRHQRAHMGFKPYPCDKCSKRFRQPADLAVHERVHSGERPYKCQSCDKAFVASWDLRRHMLVHTGLRPFSCTECDKSFAERSSLNKHRRVHSGERPFKCEECLKSFVVSSSLRKHERTHLAEQTEQQQQQQQQQQQQQQETEAGSASGFTAHTTLPQFSCTHCDATFGSWDEVQAHESLHSINSTPPAVTKIVPMGSHVCETCQTEFAQLADLQEHEKQHPKPRPHVCSSCGKGFLNKSGLRKHQKIHSTSKPHSCSHCGKAFLFAAYLRKHLRTHAAAQQLSDLNIIHTDPLPSPPAPSEVSPSTVEPSAISLTVPVTVPVTAFQTLPEYLVKEEGL; from the coding sequence ATGGCCTCTCCTCAGCCTGGCAGCCCACCTCCCACCCCTCCTCCTGCACAGGACGAAGAGAGCCAACAACAAGAGGAAGAGCCGGTGAAGGATCATCCGCCTGCGAAAAAACGTGGCAGAAGCAGGCCTCCGAAAGCCAAACCGTCATTCAAATGCTCCGCGTGCACGGAGGCTTTCAGAACTCTGTCGGCTCTGCGGAGCCACAAGCTCTCGGCACACGCGAAGGACCGGCAGCAGCAACACTCGTGTTCTCAGTGCACTAAAACATTCACCAGCAAGGCTCAACTCTCAAAGCACGAGCGCACTCACTCGGCCCAGCGCCCCTTTCAGTGTCCCGACTGTCACAAGGCGTACAAGACACCCACGGAGCTGCGCAACCACAGCCGCTCTCACACTGGGGAGAAACCATTCGTATGCACGGAGTGCGGCAAGGCCTTCATGCAAGCTATATGCTTGAGGATCCATATGACGCAGCACAGTGGAGAGCGTCCTTACTCTTGCCGTCAGTGCTCTAAGAGCTACCCCACCCTGTCTAAACTGAAGGTGCACATGCGCTCTCACACGGGAGAAAAGCCGTACTTCTGCGCCGAGTGCGGCAAGAGCTTTGCAGATCCTTCGGTGTTTCGAAAACACAGGAGGAACCACCAAGGCCACCGGCCGTACGCCTGCGACGAGTGTGGGAAAACCTACACGGAGCTGAAGGACCTGAAAAACCACGAGCGCTCCCACACCGGAGAAAAACCATACCTGTGCTCCGACTGTGGCAAAGCCTTCTCCCGCTCTTCCTCGCTGGCCTGCCATCAGCGCATTCACTCCCAGAACAAACCCTATCAGTGTGAGCAGTGTGGTAAAGGCTTCACCCAGCTCTCCTCCTACCAGTCTCACCTCCGCACTCACTCTGGCGAGAAGCCGTTCCTCTGCCCTCAGTGTGGCAAGATGTTTTCTGACCCCTCCAGTTTCCGTCGGCACCAGCGAGCCCACATGGGTTTCAAGCCGTACCCCTGCGACAAGTGCTCCAAGAGGTTCCGGCAGCCGGCCGACCTGGCCGTGCACGAGCGCGTTCACTCTGGAGAGCGGCCTTACAAATGCCAGAGCTGCGACAAGGCCTTTGTAGCATCCTGGGATCTGCGGCGCCACATGCTCGTCCACACGGGTCTAAGGCCCTTTTCTTGCACCGAGTGCGACAAGTCGTTCGCCGAGCGCTCCAGCCTCAACAAACACCGCCGCGTGCACTCCGGAGAGAGGCCTTTCAAATGCGAGGAGTGTTTGAAGTCATTCGTGGTGTCCTCGAGCCTGCGAAAACATGAGAGAACTCACCTAGCGGAGCAGActgagcaacaacagcaacagcagcaacaacaacaacaacaacaacaggagaCGGAGGCCGGGTCAGCCTCAGGCTTTACCGCCCACACAACTCTCCCTCAGTTCTCCTGTACTCACTGTGATGCTACATTTGGAAGCTGGGATGAAGTTCAGGCACACGAAAGTCTCCACTCCATCAACTCCACTCCTCCGGCCGTCACCAAAATCGTGCCCATGGGCTCACATGTGTGTGAAACCTGCCAGACAGAGTTCGCACAGCTGGCGGACTTGCAGGAGCACGAGAAGCAGCATCCCAAGCCGAGGCCCCACGTGTGCAGCAGCTGCGGCAAAGGCTTCCTCAACAAATCTGGACTGCGTAAACACCAGAAGATCCACTCCACCAGCAAACCGCACAGCTGCTCCCACTGTGGCAAagctttcctgtttgctgcctACCTTCGCAAGCACTTGCGGACTCACGCAGCCGCCCAACAACTCAGTGACTTAAACATTATTCACACCGACCCGCTTCCCTCTCCTCCAGCCCCCAGTGAGGTTTCCCCCTCCACTGTTGAACCCAGCGCCATATCCCTGACAGTTCCAGTGACTGTACCTGTGACTGCTTTTCAGACCCTGCCAGAGTACTTAGTCAAAGAGGAGGGACTTTaa
- the LOC141758333 gene encoding circularly permutated Ras protein 1-like isoform X2 has translation MEFACGFVYVPPSVNQKDGQRSNVIKRSALLPPVNRIRPRSPPPPPPTNSAGAKSTSLQSPPKVIEQLEKIKEVKKAVDPTPFYENAAFHKKTDTTSSISVTPQQTTPSRRTALLPPHMKPAANSQSPPYSEPLLSSNANSQMFTYDLPKNEPDLNARPWDPNYLYIAPEGTGNGVKLPADTSRVSAQTSVPPLPPRPSFMKSMPDYLTVLPASQSAPSPSRKSPSNTLPIPSPTSKGSADKDPLPGNPNVLLVSLGKLLSEERVQTIQGEPNSCSLCGSVLDSCYDNVVNECYFCQPWALTSTPSIPQCNEDGLFLLGPDEKPLCAADALLLFCIDISGSMSITSEVSEGEHVFHRTRLQFVQEAVLLCVQRLSQQQPDKRVGLITFNSQVTIHGNENFTSHSLCGAELTDSDFLKEAAASFPTPPPLSRTKDYLQRQVMGLSDGGTTALGPAALLTIAIASRQPGSKVIICTDGKANTDLGNLEVEDIDARTLLSSTIFYQELGDYAANQGVTVSVLSIEGTDCRLDELGRLADRTGGKVVIASPNRLHSEFEQSIENRTIATHCTVTLLLPQPLHMRGEREAGHIGTREVGNVDPETEITFQFGAIEQDVGVSPPASGSRVSIQLQIRYRQRKGQTMLRVITASRDVTDDSSAALSSLSLAIIQLNSSQASAALAVRGRFLDARSEGELQRKLIERAIEDNCSAEDQQTYEQWIKTMEPIYNNTHSITRRQTVVSDSQSLTDVGAALLYTMKNSNRKSISLKNNQKLSASTFYIPFSES, from the exons CTCTTCTCCCTCCTGTTAACCGGATCCGTCCTCGCagtcctccccctcctccaccaACAAACTCTGCAGGAGCCAAGTCTACGTCCCTCCAATCTCCCCCCAAGGTTATTGAACAGTTGGAAAAAATCAAGGAGGTGAAGAAGGCGGTGGATCCCACTCCCTTCTATGAAAATGCagcatttcacaaaaaaacGGACACAACTTCTTCCATCAGTGTAACTCCTCAGCAGACAACACCTTCTCGAAGGACAG CTCTTCTTCCACCACACATGAAACCTGCGGCAAACAGCCAGTCCCCTCCTTACAGCGAGCCACTCCTTTCCTCCAACGCCAACAGTCAGATGTTTACCTACGACCTCCCGAAAAATGAGCCAGATTTAAATGCGCGTCCCTGGGACCCAAACTACTTGTACATCGCACCAGAGGGCACGGGGAACGGGGTGAAGCTGCCAGCTGATACTAGCAGAGTGTCGGCCCAGACGTCAG TCCCACCCCTTCCTCCGAGACCTTCATTCATGAAGTCAATGCCAGATTACCTGACGGTGTTGCCTGCATCCCAATCAGCTCCCTCACCATCTAGGAAATCACCCTCGAACACATTACCTATCCCATCACCTACTAGTAAAG GATCAGCAGACAAGGATCCCCTGCCTGGGAACCCTAATGTGCTCCTTGTCAGTTTAGGAAAATTACTCTCAGAGGAAAGAG TGCAGACCATACAGGGAGAACCCAACTCCTGCTCACTGTGCGGCTCCGTGCTGGACTCCTGCTATGACAATGTG GTTAATGAGTGTTACTTCTGTCAGCCCTGGGCGCTGACCAGCACTCCCAGTATACCACAGTGTAATGAGGATGGCCTCTTTTTGCTCGGTCCTGATGAAAAGCCCCTGTGTGCTGCTGACGCTCTGCTGCTCTTCTGCATCGACATTTCAGGCTCCATGAGCATCACCTCTGAG GTGTCAGAGGGAGAGCATGTTTTCCACAGAACCCGTCTCCaa TTTGTGCAGGAAGCCGTGTTGCTGTGTGTTCAGAGACTAAGTCAACAACAACCTGACAAACGAGTGGGACTCATCACCTTCAACAGTCAG GTTACAATACACGGAAATGAGAATTTCACGTCACATTCCCTGTGTGGTGCCGAGCTAACTGACAGCGACTTTCTGAAAGAGGCTGCAGCCAGTTtccccactcctcctcctctttcacgGACCAAGGACTACTTACAGAGACAAGTCATGGG GTTATCTGACGGCGGGACCACAGCTCTCGGTCCAGCTGCTCTGCTGACAATTGCAATAGCCTCCAGACAGCCAGGGTCAAAG GTGATTATCTGTACAGATGGGAAGGCCAACACAGATTTGGGGAATCTGGAGGTAGAGGATATTGATGCTCGCACCCTCCTCTCATCCACCATCTTCTACCAGGAGCTGGGGGATTATGCTGCCAATCAGGG TGTGACGGTGTCTGTGCTGTCCATAGAGGGAACAGACTGCAGGCTGGATGAGCTGGGAAGACTCGCTGATCGCACTGGAGGGAAA GTGGTGATAGCAAGTCCCAATAGGTTGCACTCAGAGTTTGAACAGAGCATTGAGAACAGGACCATAGCTACACATTGCACTGTCACATTACTGCTGCCCCAACCGCT GCatatgagaggagagagggaggcaggACACATAGGGACCAGAGAGGTGGGCAACGTGGACCCAGAGACAGAGATCACCTTCCAGTTTGGAGCTATTGAACAGGACGTAGGAG TGTCCCCGCCAGCCTCAGGTAGCCGCGTGTCCATCCAGCTGCAGATCAGGTACAGGCAGAGGAAAGGACAGACGATGCTCAGAGTGATCACCGCGAGCCGAGATGTTACTGATGACAG CTCGGCGGCcctgtcctccctctctctggccATCATTCAGCTCAACTCGTCGCAGGCCAGCGCCGCTCTGGCTGTCAGGGGCCGCTTCCTGGACGCCAGGAGCGAAGGAGAGCTGCAGAGGAAGCTGATCGAGAGAGCGAT AGAGGATAATTGCAGTGCAGAGGACCAACAGACATACGAACAATGGATTAAAACCATGGAGCCAATATACAACAACACACATAGCATCACAAGG agaCAAACTGTTGTTTCAGACTCACAG TCTCTAACAGACGTCGGTGCAGCGCTGCTCTACACCATGAAGAACAGCAACAGGAAGTCCATCTCACTGAAGAATAACCAGAAACTGTCAGCCTCCACCTTTTATATCCCATTCAGCGAGTCATGA
- the LOC141758333 gene encoding circularly permutated Ras protein 1-like isoform X1 has product MEFACGFVYVPPSVNQKDGQRSNVIKRSALLPPVNRIRPRSPPPPPPTNSAGAKSTSLQSPPKVIEQLEKIKEVKKAVDPTPFYENAAFHKKTDTTSSISVTPQQTTPSRRTALLPPHMKPAANSQSPPYSEPLLSSNANSQMFTYDLPKNEPDLNARPWDPNYLYIAPEGTGNGVKLPADTSRVSAQTSVPPLPPRPSFMKSMPDYLTVLPASQSAPSPSRKSPSNTLPIPSPTSKGSADKDPLPGNPNVLLVSLGKLLSEERVQTIQGEPNSCSLCGSVLDSCYDNVVNECYFCQPWALTSTPSIPQCNEDGLFLLGPDEKPLCAADALLLFCIDISGSMSITSEVSEGEHVFHRTRLQFVQEAVLLCVQRLSQQQPDKRVGLITFNSQVTIHGNENFTSHSLCGAELTDSDFLKEAAASFPTPPPLSRTKDYLQRQVMGLSDGGTTALGPAALLTIAIASRQPGSKVIICTDGKANTDLGNLEVEDIDARTLLSSTIFYQELGDYAANQGVTVSVLSIEGTDCRLDELGRLADRTGGKVVIASPNRLHSEFEQSIENRTIATHCTVTLLLPQPLHMRGEREAGHIGTREVGNVDPETEITFQFGAIEQDVGVSPPASGSRVSIQLQIRYRQRKGQTMLRVITASRDVTDDSSAALSSLSLAIIQLNSSQASAALAVRGRFLDARSEGELQRKLIERAIEDNCSAEDQQTYEQWIKTMEPIYNNTHSITRRQTVVSDSQQSLTDVGAALLYTMKNSNRKSISLKNNQKLSASTFYIPFSES; this is encoded by the exons CTCTTCTCCCTCCTGTTAACCGGATCCGTCCTCGCagtcctccccctcctccaccaACAAACTCTGCAGGAGCCAAGTCTACGTCCCTCCAATCTCCCCCCAAGGTTATTGAACAGTTGGAAAAAATCAAGGAGGTGAAGAAGGCGGTGGATCCCACTCCCTTCTATGAAAATGCagcatttcacaaaaaaacGGACACAACTTCTTCCATCAGTGTAACTCCTCAGCAGACAACACCTTCTCGAAGGACAG CTCTTCTTCCACCACACATGAAACCTGCGGCAAACAGCCAGTCCCCTCCTTACAGCGAGCCACTCCTTTCCTCCAACGCCAACAGTCAGATGTTTACCTACGACCTCCCGAAAAATGAGCCAGATTTAAATGCGCGTCCCTGGGACCCAAACTACTTGTACATCGCACCAGAGGGCACGGGGAACGGGGTGAAGCTGCCAGCTGATACTAGCAGAGTGTCGGCCCAGACGTCAG TCCCACCCCTTCCTCCGAGACCTTCATTCATGAAGTCAATGCCAGATTACCTGACGGTGTTGCCTGCATCCCAATCAGCTCCCTCACCATCTAGGAAATCACCCTCGAACACATTACCTATCCCATCACCTACTAGTAAAG GATCAGCAGACAAGGATCCCCTGCCTGGGAACCCTAATGTGCTCCTTGTCAGTTTAGGAAAATTACTCTCAGAGGAAAGAG TGCAGACCATACAGGGAGAACCCAACTCCTGCTCACTGTGCGGCTCCGTGCTGGACTCCTGCTATGACAATGTG GTTAATGAGTGTTACTTCTGTCAGCCCTGGGCGCTGACCAGCACTCCCAGTATACCACAGTGTAATGAGGATGGCCTCTTTTTGCTCGGTCCTGATGAAAAGCCCCTGTGTGCTGCTGACGCTCTGCTGCTCTTCTGCATCGACATTTCAGGCTCCATGAGCATCACCTCTGAG GTGTCAGAGGGAGAGCATGTTTTCCACAGAACCCGTCTCCaa TTTGTGCAGGAAGCCGTGTTGCTGTGTGTTCAGAGACTAAGTCAACAACAACCTGACAAACGAGTGGGACTCATCACCTTCAACAGTCAG GTTACAATACACGGAAATGAGAATTTCACGTCACATTCCCTGTGTGGTGCCGAGCTAACTGACAGCGACTTTCTGAAAGAGGCTGCAGCCAGTTtccccactcctcctcctctttcacgGACCAAGGACTACTTACAGAGACAAGTCATGGG GTTATCTGACGGCGGGACCACAGCTCTCGGTCCAGCTGCTCTGCTGACAATTGCAATAGCCTCCAGACAGCCAGGGTCAAAG GTGATTATCTGTACAGATGGGAAGGCCAACACAGATTTGGGGAATCTGGAGGTAGAGGATATTGATGCTCGCACCCTCCTCTCATCCACCATCTTCTACCAGGAGCTGGGGGATTATGCTGCCAATCAGGG TGTGACGGTGTCTGTGCTGTCCATAGAGGGAACAGACTGCAGGCTGGATGAGCTGGGAAGACTCGCTGATCGCACTGGAGGGAAA GTGGTGATAGCAAGTCCCAATAGGTTGCACTCAGAGTTTGAACAGAGCATTGAGAACAGGACCATAGCTACACATTGCACTGTCACATTACTGCTGCCCCAACCGCT GCatatgagaggagagagggaggcaggACACATAGGGACCAGAGAGGTGGGCAACGTGGACCCAGAGACAGAGATCACCTTCCAGTTTGGAGCTATTGAACAGGACGTAGGAG TGTCCCCGCCAGCCTCAGGTAGCCGCGTGTCCATCCAGCTGCAGATCAGGTACAGGCAGAGGAAAGGACAGACGATGCTCAGAGTGATCACCGCGAGCCGAGATGTTACTGATGACAG CTCGGCGGCcctgtcctccctctctctggccATCATTCAGCTCAACTCGTCGCAGGCCAGCGCCGCTCTGGCTGTCAGGGGCCGCTTCCTGGACGCCAGGAGCGAAGGAGAGCTGCAGAGGAAGCTGATCGAGAGAGCGAT AGAGGATAATTGCAGTGCAGAGGACCAACAGACATACGAACAATGGATTAAAACCATGGAGCCAATATACAACAACACACATAGCATCACAAGG agaCAAACTGTTGTTTCAGACTCACAG CAGTCTCTAACAGACGTCGGTGCAGCGCTGCTCTACACCATGAAGAACAGCAACAGGAAGTCCATCTCACTGAAGAATAACCAGAAACTGTCAGCCTCCACCTTTTATATCCCATTCAGCGAGTCATGA